In a genomic window of Pedobacter sp. KBS0701:
- the rimP gene encoding ribosome assembly cofactor RimP, whose protein sequence is MQVEKRVAALVEEKIADRPELFLVEVKMLPNNKLIIHVDGDEGISIQDCVAISRHVGFHLEEENAIEQAYNLEVSSPGVGEPLKLIRQYNKNVGRTVSIKLKEGLKKEGKLLAVTENNLLIEESVKEKGKKAVAIQTDVPFNDILETSVLISFK, encoded by the coding sequence ATGCAGGTAGAAAAGAGAGTTGCAGCCCTCGTAGAGGAAAAAATAGCAGATCGGCCAGAACTGTTTTTGGTTGAGGTGAAAATGTTGCCAAACAATAAACTAATTATTCATGTTGATGGCGACGAAGGTATTAGCATACAGGATTGTGTTGCCATAAGCAGGCATGTTGGTTTTCATCTCGAAGAAGAAAATGCAATAGAACAGGCTTATAATTTAGAAGTTTCTTCGCCGGGAGTTGGCGAGCCTTTAAAATTAATCCGTCAGTACAATAAAAATGTTGGCCGTACGGTAAGCATTAAACTCAAAGAAGGATTAAAAAAAGAAGGGAAACTGCTGGCGGTTACAGAAAATAATCTGCTGATTGAAGAATCGGTTAAAGAAAAAGGGAAAAAGGCGGTAGCAATTCAAACAGATGTTCCGTTTAATGATATATTAGAAACAAGTGTGTTAATTTCATTTAAGTAA
- the panD gene encoding aspartate 1-decarboxylase translates to MVITILKSKIHRVRVTQAELNYVGSITIDEDLMDAANIIANEKVQIVNNNNGARFETYVIKGERGTGTICLNGATARLAQLGDILIIMSYGSLPMEEAKKYNPILVFPDDNNHLLK, encoded by the coding sequence ATGGTTATCACAATATTAAAATCGAAAATACACCGTGTTAGGGTAACACAAGCCGAATTGAATTATGTAGGCAGTATTACGATAGATGAAGATTTAATGGATGCAGCTAACATTATCGCTAATGAAAAGGTGCAGATTGTAAATAATAACAACGGCGCTCGTTTCGAAACTTATGTAATTAAAGGCGAACGTGGAACCGGAACCATCTGTTTAAATGGGGCTACAGCACGTTTGGCACAACTTGGTGATATTTTGATCATCATGTCGTATGGTTCATTACCTATGGAAGAAGCCAAAAAATACAATCCGATCCTTGTTTTTCCTGACGATAACAATCATTTGCTAAAATAA
- a CDS encoding phage holin family protein, whose protein sequence is MRFIIEILLTGLAFFVGAKLVPGVSIDGFGNAIIASVLIALANATIGFILRLLTFPINFLTLGLVSFIITVLMILLVDNMMTSFNTSGFIAAAFLAIVVALIKAVFSAVAGEKE, encoded by the coding sequence ATGAGATTTATTATCGAAATCCTTTTAACAGGACTGGCGTTTTTTGTAGGCGCAAAGCTGGTGCCAGGGGTAAGTATTGATGGCTTCGGAAATGCGATTATCGCCTCAGTGCTTATTGCTCTTGCAAACGCAACGATCGGGTTCATCCTTAGGTTATTAACTTTTCCGATCAATTTCTTAACCTTAGGATTGGTATCATTCATCATCACCGTTTTAATGATTTTACTGGTTGATAACATGATGACCTCTTTTAACACTTCAGGTTTTATCGCAGCTGCATTTTTAGCGATTGTAGTCGCTTTGATTAAGGCGGTATTTAGCGCTGTTGCCGGAGAGAAGGAATAA
- a CDS encoding acyl-CoA dehydrogenase: MHFELSEEQLMIQQAARDFAQQELKPGVIERDEHQKFPAEQVKKLGELGFLGMMVNEKYNGSGLDAISYVLVMEELSKIDASASVVVSVNNSLVCYGLEAYGSEAQKEKYLKPLAAGEKIGAFCLSEPEAGSDATSQRTTAEDKGDYYLLNGTKNWITNGSTASTYLVIAQTHPELRHKGINAFIVEKGMEGFTVGPKENKLGIRGSDTHSLMFNDVKVPKENRIGEDGFGFKFAMKTLEGGRIGIAAQALGIAQGAFELATQYAKERKSFGKPISEHQAIAFKLADMATQIEAARLLVYKAAWLKDQGLPYTQAGSMAKLFASKVAMDVTIEAVQVHGGYGFVKEYHVERLMRDAKITQIYEGTSEIQKMVISREVIR, from the coding sequence ATGCATTTTGAATTAAGTGAAGAGCAATTAATGATTCAGCAGGCTGCCCGCGATTTTGCGCAGCAAGAATTAAAGCCTGGCGTGATTGAAAGAGATGAACATCAGAAATTTCCGGCCGAGCAGGTAAAAAAACTTGGAGAACTTGGTTTCCTGGGGATGATGGTGAATGAAAAATATAATGGAAGCGGGCTAGATGCCATTTCTTACGTTCTGGTAATGGAAGAACTTTCTAAAATAGATGCTTCTGCATCTGTAGTAGTTTCGGTAAACAACTCTTTGGTTTGTTACGGATTAGAGGCTTATGGTAGTGAAGCGCAAAAGGAAAAATATTTAAAGCCACTGGCTGCCGGCGAAAAAATTGGTGCGTTTTGTTTGTCAGAGCCTGAAGCTGGATCTGATGCTACCTCGCAACGTACAACAGCCGAAGATAAAGGGGATTATTATTTGCTTAACGGCACAAAAAACTGGATTACCAACGGAAGTACCGCATCCACTTACCTGGTTATTGCACAAACCCATCCTGAATTAAGGCATAAAGGTATAAACGCTTTTATTGTAGAGAAAGGAATGGAGGGTTTTACCGTTGGGCCAAAAGAAAATAAATTGGGCATCCGTGGTTCTGATACACATTCATTGATGTTTAATGATGTTAAAGTGCCAAAAGAAAATAGAATAGGAGAGGATGGATTCGGTTTCAAATTTGCCATGAAAACGTTAGAAGGGGGCAGGATTGGTATTGCAGCACAGGCTTTAGGCATTGCACAAGGTGCTTTCGAGTTAGCTACACAGTATGCCAAAGAACGTAAATCGTTCGGGAAACCAATTTCTGAACATCAGGCAATTGCTTTTAAACTGGCAGATATGGCCACTCAGATCGAAGCTGCCAGGTTGTTGGTTTATAAGGCTGCCTGGCTGAAAGATCAGGGATTACCTTATACCCAGGCTGGTTCTATGGCCAAGTTGTTTGCTTCGAAAGTTGCTATGGATGTAACCATTGAAGCGGTACAGGTGCACGGTGGTTATGGTTTCGTTAAAGAATACCACGTGGAACGGTTAATGCGCGATGCTAAAATTACCCAGATTTACGAAGGAACTTCTGAAATCCAGAAAATGGTGATATCGAGAGAAGTGATTCGTTAG
- the nusA gene encoding transcription termination factor NusA codes for MSTTTINLIDSFQEFKDFKNIDRPTVISVLEEVFRSMLRKKYGTDENCDVIVNPDNGDLEIWRTRKVMEDGFSEDDDLEIELAEVSKLDSTLEVGDDYIEQITLESFGRRAILAARQTLVSKVLELEKDEIFKKYKDRVGEIVTGEVYQVWKKETLVLDDEGNELLMPKTEQIPADYFKKGDSVRAVISKVEMINANPKIIISRTAPEFLQRLFEQEVPEIFDGLITIKKIVREPGERAKVAVESYDDRIDPVGACVGMKGSRIHGIVRELKNENIDVINFTNNISLYITRALSPAKITSIKLDDETKHASVYLKPDQVSLAIGRGGHNIKLAGKLTGYEIDVYREAGEESDEDVDLEEFSDEIDSWIIDELKAIGCDTAKSVLALTVEDLVKRTDLEEETIKEVVQILKSEFE; via the coding sequence ATGAGTACTACAACAATTAATTTGATCGACTCTTTTCAAGAGTTTAAAGATTTCAAAAATATAGATCGCCCAACGGTGATCAGTGTGCTGGAAGAAGTTTTTCGTAGCATGTTGCGTAAAAAATACGGAACAGACGAAAACTGTGATGTTATTGTGAATCCTGATAACGGGGATTTGGAGATCTGGAGAACGAGAAAAGTGATGGAGGATGGATTTTCTGAGGATGATGATCTGGAGATTGAGCTTGCAGAAGTTTCCAAGTTGGATAGTACTTTAGAAGTCGGTGATGATTATATTGAGCAGATTACCTTGGAAAGTTTCGGCCGTAGGGCAATTTTAGCTGCCCGCCAGACTTTGGTATCTAAAGTATTGGAATTAGAGAAAGACGAAATTTTCAAAAAATATAAAGATAGGGTAGGCGAAATTGTAACAGGTGAGGTTTATCAGGTTTGGAAGAAAGAAACTTTGGTTTTAGATGATGAAGGTAACGAACTTTTAATGCCTAAAACAGAGCAGATTCCGGCCGATTATTTCAAAAAAGGTGATTCTGTGAGAGCGGTAATCTCTAAAGTAGAAATGATTAACGCTAACCCTAAGATTATCATTTCAAGAACAGCACCAGAATTTTTACAACGTTTGTTCGAACAGGAAGTTCCGGAAATTTTCGATGGTTTAATTACCATTAAGAAAATTGTTCGTGAGCCGGGAGAGCGTGCTAAAGTTGCTGTTGAATCTTACGATGACCGTATTGATCCGGTTGGTGCGTGTGTGGGTATGAAAGGATCACGTATCCACGGTATCGTTCGCGAGTTGAAAAACGAAAATATTGATGTGATTAACTTCACTAATAATATTTCATTATACATTACCCGTGCTTTAAGCCCGGCAAAAATCACCTCTATTAAATTGGATGATGAAACCAAACATGCATCTGTTTACTTAAAACCAGATCAGGTTTCATTGGCAATTGGACGTGGCGGACACAATATTAAACTGGCTGGTAAATTAACCGGTTATGAAATTGATGTATACCGTGAAGCCGGAGAAGAGAGCGATGAGGATGTTGATTTAGAAGAATTCTCAGATGAGATTGATAGCTGGATCATTGATGAATTAAAGGCTATCGGTTGCGATACTGCTAAGAGTGTATTAGCGCTTACAGTAGAAGATTTAGTTAAACGCACCGACCTTGAAGAGGAAACCATTAAAGAAGTGGTTCAAATTTTGAAGTCAGAATTTGAATAA
- a CDS encoding lysylphosphatidylglycerol synthase transmembrane domain-containing protein gives MTFDLKTALKYIILFLIGVGVLYLAFRGQDLEKIWQEIKTANYFWVITSAFAVWIAHVLRALRWQMLYQSIHYEVSFWNAYHAVMIGYLANLALPRFGEIGRCSVIHKAEKVPMFASIGTVITERLFDVLVLFLTSLAMLIFQYDIVADFLYQTIYLNLINKISTVNYLWLAGLGMIIPLLIVTAIYFLRQKFSKKFLRTFVSLRQGFGSYSKLKQKGLFLMYTLLIWVFYSLSMYFAFSSIQATSGLYFNAAFTAIVFSGFAMAAPVQGGIGVFHWMVAQSLVLYDISFKDGLAYSTIIHSSQVLLILILGSLSLSLILTKKETK, from the coding sequence GTGACATTCGACCTCAAAACAGCGCTAAAGTACATCATCCTGTTTTTAATTGGGGTGGGGGTGCTATATTTAGCTTTTAGGGGTCAGGATTTAGAAAAGATCTGGCAGGAAATTAAAACCGCAAATTATTTTTGGGTAATTACTTCGGCGTTTGCCGTTTGGATTGCGCATGTATTACGTGCATTGCGTTGGCAAATGCTTTATCAGTCTATCCATTATGAGGTAAGTTTCTGGAATGCTTACCACGCTGTAATGATCGGCTATCTGGCCAATCTTGCTTTACCGCGCTTCGGAGAGATTGGTCGCTGCTCCGTTATTCATAAAGCCGAAAAGGTACCCATGTTTGCTTCCATAGGAACTGTAATTACCGAACGGCTGTTTGATGTGCTGGTACTTTTTCTAACCAGTTTGGCGATGCTTATTTTTCAGTATGATATTGTAGCCGATTTTCTTTATCAAACCATATACCTCAATCTTATTAACAAAATTAGCACGGTTAACTATTTGTGGCTAGCTGGTTTAGGTATGATTATACCACTACTTATTGTTACTGCAATCTATTTTCTCCGGCAAAAATTCAGTAAAAAATTTTTGCGCACCTTTGTTAGCCTCCGCCAGGGTTTTGGTTCTTACAGCAAACTAAAGCAAAAGGGATTATTTCTGATGTATACTTTATTAATTTGGGTTTTCTACTCCTTATCCATGTATTTTGCTTTTTCATCCATTCAGGCCACATCCGGTTTATATTTTAATGCAGCGTTTACGGCAATCGTGTTTTCTGGTTTTGCCATGGCAGCGCCGGTGCAAGGCGGTATTGGCGTTTTCCATTGGATGGTTGCCCAATCGTTGGTGTTATATGACATATCTTTTAAAGATGGCTTGGCCTATTCAACCATAATCCATTCTTCGCAAGTTTTGCTGATTCTGATTTTAGGGAGTTTAAGTTTGTCCTTAATCTTGACTAAGAAAGAAACTAAATAA